A window from Neodiprion fabricii isolate iyNeoFabr1 chromosome 2, iyNeoFabr1.1, whole genome shotgun sequence encodes these proteins:
- the LOC124174654 gene encoding uncharacterized protein LOC124174654, which yields MDVCHISEPHSIPGADNWLGSEEGLAAICWRTEGDAPRCSLLDRGRGYVAARCGDIAVVSVYISPNVPMQAFEAFMDDLARVVRSAGDGGRGVLVGGDFNARSPT from the coding sequence ATGGACGTGTGTCACATATCCGAGCCACACTCCATCCCGGGCGCAGACAACTGGCTGGGCAGCGAGGAAGGCCTTGCGGCCATATGCTGGAGGACGGAGGGCGATGCACCACGGTGCTCCCTACTGGATAGGGGAAGGGGGTATGTAGCGGCCAGATGCGGAGACATAGCAGTCGTGTCTGTCTACATATCCCCCAACGTCCCCATGCAAGCTTTCGAGGCATTTATGGACGACCTGGCGCGGGTGGTCCGGTCAGCAGGCGATGGCGGGAGGGGAGTACTGGTGGGCGGCGACTTCAACGCCCGCTCGCCGACATGA